The genome window CGCACGCGGCGACCGTCGTGTCGCGCCCGCCGTCGAGCGTGCCTGGCGTCTCGGCGCCCGCTTCGACGGCTGGCACGAGATGCCGACCCTGGCGACCTGGCAGCAGGCCATGGACGAGACCGGCGTGTCGCTGGACTGGTTCAGCTACCGGGAGCGCGACGAGAACGAGGCCCTGCCCTGGGACCACCTCGACAGCGGCCTGGAGAAGGGCTGGCTGTGGGAGGACTGGCAGGATGCCCGCGCCGACAAGCAACTCGACGACTGCCGCTGGTCGCCCTGTTACGACTGCGGTGTCTGCCCGGGGCTGAGCATCGAGCACGACACCGGCTACACCGGCGGCTTCCAGCTTCCGGTGCTCCCCTCCGGCCTGGGTGGAAAGGACACCCTGCCGACCACGCCCGAGCGATACGCCTCCGGCGGCTAGGGTTCGCGCTCCGCCCGGTGCCACGAGCCCAGGGGAGCGAACAACCCGCACCGCCGGTCACGCGCGGCGACCGCCGCGCCGGATCAACCCGACCTGGAGGACCCGTGCCGCAGCAGCGGATCCGCATCCGGTGGACCAAGGAAGGTCGCACGCGCTTCGTCTCGGCGCGCGACCTGACCTCGGTCTGGGAGCGGGCACTGCGCCGGGTCGATCTTCCGATCGCGTACTCCGAGGGATTCACCCCGCACGCGAAGGTGTCGTTCCCCGATGCGTTGTCCGTCGGCTACACCTCGACGGGCGAGTACGCCGAATTGACCTTCGCCGCCCCGATCGTCCCGGACCGGGACCTGGCGCGGCTGTCCGCGACCCTCCCCGAGGGCATGGACATCACGACCTACCTGGAAGTGCCCGACGGCGCGCCGAAGCTGGCACGCATGTTGCGGGCCACCCTCTGGGAGCAGGAATGGCCCAGTGCCGACGCCGCCGCATTGGCGGACCTGCTCCGACGACGCAGCGACGAGCTGCTGGCGGCCGAGCACGCCGAGGTCGTCCGACACCGCCCTGATGGCGACCGGACGATCGACGTGCGACCCGCCGTACTCGCCATCGCCGTGTCGCATCGCGCCGAGCCGGGCGGCACCGCCGCGCCGGCCAGCGCCCGCACCGTTCTCCGTGCGGTGCTCCGCAACGACGGCCCCACCGTTCGACCCCACGACCTGCTGTCCGCGCTCGGACGCGGCGACGTCGCCGACCCTCCGACCACCCGCAGGGTGGCGCAGGGCGAGCACGTCACCGACGGCCTGCGCGAGGCCCTCAGTGGCCAGGTCGAACCGCTGGTCCTGCACGTCGATGCGGAGGCCGCCTGACCAAGCGAGCCCCCAAGTGACCGATCCCACCGAGTCCGAGACCCCCGACACCGAGGAGTCCCCCCGCACCGAGAGCACCCGCAACCGCAGCCGCTCACGCGGCACGACCTCGACGCGCACGCGTTCGCGCAGTCGTGCCTCCGACGCCGCGAAGGAAGCGAGCGCGTCCTCCGAGCACGCGTCGTCCGACGCTGCGGCGGCGGGCGACGCTGCTGGTGCCGGGGAAGCCGTCTCCGATGCGCCGGCGCGCGGGCGCAAGACCTCGTCGCGCAAGAGCAGCGGGCGAAAGACCACGTCGAGGAAGAAGGCGACGGCGGACACGACCGACGCGCCCGAGGGCGACGCGCCCGAGGTCGCGTCTTCCTCGCAGGACCGCGACGACACGCCTCGAGGGCGAGGCCGCCGGGCCGCACCGAAGACGGACACCGACGGCAGCGACGGCGATGACGCCGACGAACGCGGCGACGGCGGGAAGCGCGGCGGCGATGCCGGCCGCGACACGGACCAGCGGTCGTCCGCCGACCGCGACACCACGGACGACGCCGGTGACGACGAGGGCGGCCGACGCCGACGCCGGCGTGGGCGTCGCGGACGGGGCGGTCGCGGACGCGGCGGTGGCCGGGGCGGCAACGGCCGAGGCGACGGCAACGGTGGTGAGGCACGGCCGTCCGACGACGACACGCGGGCGGACGACGAACCGGCGTCGCGGACGGCGGGGAGCCGTCGCAAGGAGCAGGTGTCGACGTCCTCCGACGACGACGCGCATCACGACGAGGACAGCGTCGAAGCGGCCATGGCCAAGGGCGGCACCCGCCTCGCCGCCAAGCGCAAGAGCCGCAACGGCGGGGGTGGCAACGGCGGTGGCAACGGACGCGGCCGCGGGCAACGCCCCGGTGGGGTGTCCGAGGAGGTCCGCCGCGCCATCCTCGAGGGGCCGCCGCGCACCATGCTGGTGACCGCCCGGGCCGACCGGACCCAGATCGCGGTGCTCGAGGACCGCACCGTGGTCGAGCACTACGTCACCCGCAAGGAGGACGTCACCTACGTCGGCAACATCTACATGGCACGGGTGCAGAACGTCCTGCCGGGCATGGAGGCCGCCTTCCTCGACATCGGCAAAGGTCGCAACGGCGTGTTGTACGCCGGTGAGGTCCTCTACGACGAGCTCGACCTCGAGGAGGGCGCCGAGGAGCGCATCGAGAACGTCCTCAAGCCGGGCCAGAAGGTGTTGGTGCAGGTCACCAAGGACCCGATGGGATCCAAGGGGCCCCGCCTGACCATGCACCTGTCGCTCGCCGGCCGCTACATGGTGCTGGCGCCGAACTCCGACCTGTTCGGAATCTCGCGCAAGCTCACCGATCGCGAGCGCGACCGCCTGCGCAAGCTGGTCAAGAAGGTCAAGCCGTCCGAGCACGGCGTCATCGTGCGCACGGCGGCCGAGGGCGCCACCGACGAGCAGATCACGGCCGACCTCGAGCGCCTGCTCGCCAAGTGGCAGCGCGTCGAGGACGCCGCCGAGGGGGCGAAGGCGCTCACGACCGTCTACGAGGAGCCCCCGCTGGTCGTCAAGGTGATCCGCGACAACTTCGGTCCGGAGTTCGAGCGCTGCATCGTCGACGACGAGGACCTCTACACCCAGGTGCGCGACTACCTCGAGGAGGTGGCGCCCGAGCTGTTGGACAAGGTCGAGCTGTACGGCGCACCGACCACGGACGCGCGGTCGAAGGCCGCCGGTGCGCCGTCGGCGGACGGCACCAGCCCGGCCGACGACGCCGATGCCGACGCCACCGCGGGGGAGGGTGAGGACCCGGCCGACAAGACGCCGGCCCCCGAGGTACAGGCCGAGCTCGACCGCGGGACCGTCGACCTCGAGGCCGCCCGCGAGCGGCGCAAGGACCTGCCGGCACTGTTCGACGCCTACGACGTGTCCGACCAGTTGCGCAAGGCGATGGGCAAGAAGGTGTGGTTGCCGTCCGGCGGC of Egicoccus sp. AB-alg6-2 contains these proteins:
- a CDS encoding TIGR03936 family radical SAM-associated protein gives rise to the protein MPQQRIRIRWTKEGRTRFVSARDLTSVWERALRRVDLPIAYSEGFTPHAKVSFPDALSVGYTSTGEYAELTFAAPIVPDRDLARLSATLPEGMDITTYLEVPDGAPKLARMLRATLWEQEWPSADAAALADLLRRRSDELLAAEHAEVVRHRPDGDRTIDVRPAVLAIAVSHRAEPGGTAAPASARTVLRAVLRNDGPTVRPHDLLSALGRGDVADPPTTRRVAQGEHVTDGLREALSGQVEPLVLHVDAEAA